A single window of Silurus meridionalis isolate SWU-2019-XX chromosome 11, ASM1480568v1, whole genome shotgun sequence DNA harbors:
- the LOC124393120 gene encoding mucin-12-like isoform X34 — MWCCKRLWLLLIALVHILDVRALGVWNRRPAQDWYSVDVKMGLDQTQGSSFLPDGGHNSTARRDESKANAGALQNSVVSHAGLSSSDALGTGFSGQSENIFNTIQGFQTQNVGLCAQSTSDQDVPTPEIQTSHGVQSFGMSNHQGLPSPCGGSQTGPAFIVTQQTSENAMSSGSMLGTSSFTNGYQTQGLTGYGLFQGLVSQFGSSQTQPGTNQLSFAPASTVTQQVTDSATTGGSSSFSIPSSPSGSQSPSAYWLSLGLSSPYGGFQTQPGTNQLGSVPASTVTQQVTDSATTGGSPSGSQSSTGYGLFQGLVSQFGSSQTQPGTNQLSSAPASTVTQQVTDSATTGGSPSGSQSSTGYGLFQGLVSQFGSSQTQPGTNQLSSAPASTVTQQVTDSATTGGSSSFSIPSSPSGSQSPSAYWLSLGLSSPYGGFQTQPGTNQLGSVPASTVTQQVTDSATTGGSPSGSQSSTGYGLFQGLVSQFGSSQTQPGTNQLSSAPASTVTQQVTDSATTGGSPSGSQSPSAYWLSLGLSSPYGGFQTQPGTNQLGSVPASTVTQQVTDSATTGDSPSGSQSSTGYGLFQGLVSQFGSSQTQPGTNQLSSAPASTVTQQVTDSATTGGSPSGSQSSTGYGLFQGLVSQFGSSQTQPGTNQLSSAPASTVTQQVTDSATTGGSSSFSIPSSPSGSQSPSAYWLSLGLSSPYGGFQTQPGTNQLSFAPASTVTQQVTDSATTGGSPSGSQSPSAYWLSLGLSSPYGGFQTQPGTNQLSSAPASTVTQQVTDSATTGGSPSGSQSSTGYGLFQGLVSQFGSSQTQPGTNQLSSAPASTVTQQVTDSATTGGSSSFSIPSSPSGSQSPSAYWLSLGLSSPYVGFQTQPGTNQLGSVPASTVTQQVTDSAPTGGSPSGSQSSTGYGLFQGLVSQFGSSQTQPGTNQLSSAPALTVTQQSAETGPSISPPVSVSSSLSGSQSPSAYWLSLGLSSPYGGFQTQPGTNQLASVPASTVTQQVTDSATTGGSSSFSISSSPSGSQSSTGYGLFQGLVNQFGSTQTQPGTNQLSSAPASTVTQQSAETGPSISPPVSLSSSLSGSHSPSAYWLSLGLSSPYGGFQTQPGTNQLSSAPASTVTQQVTDSATTGGSPSGSQSSTGYGLFQGLSSHDGGFQTQPGTNQLSSAPASTVTQQVTDSATTGGSSSFSIPSSPSGSQSSTGYGLFQGLVSQFGSSQTQQGTNQLSSAPASTVTQQSAESGPSISPPVSLSSSLSGSQSPSAYWLSLGLSSPFGGFQTQPGTNQLGSVPASTVTQQVTDSAPTGGSPSGSQSSTGYGLFQGLVSQFGSSQTQPGTNQLSFAPASTVTQQVTDSATTGGSSSFSIPSSPSGSQSPSAYWLSLGLSSPYGGFQTQPGTNQLGSVPASTVTQQVTDSATTGDSPSGSQSSTGYGLFQGLVSQFGSSQTQPGTNQLSSAPALTVTQQVTDSATTGGSPSGSQSPSAYWLSLGLSSPYGGFQTQPGTNQLGSVPASTVTQQVTDSATTGGSSSFSIPSSPSGSQSPSAYWLSLGLSSPYGGFQTQPGTNQLGSVPASTVTQQVTDSATTGDSPSGSQSSTGYGLFQGLVSQFGSSQTQPGTNQLSSAPASTVTQQVTDSATTGGSPSGSQSSTGYGLFQGLVSQFGSSQTQPGTNQLSFAPASTVTQQVTDSATTGGSSSFSIPSSPSGSQSPSAYWLSLGLSSPYGGFQTQPGTNQLGSVPASTVTQQVTDSATTGGSPSGSQSSTGYGLFQGLVSQFGSSQTQPGTNQLSSAPASTVTQQVTDSATTGGSSSFSIPSSPSGSQSPSAYWLSLGLSSPYGGFQTQPGTNQLGSVPASTVTQQVTDSATTGGSPSGSQSPSAYWLSLGLSSPYGGFQTQPGTNQLGSVPASTVTQQVTDSATTGGSPSGSQSSTGYGLFQGLVSQFGSSQTQPGTNQLSFAPASTVTQQVTDSATTGGSSSFSIPSSPSGSQSPSAYWLSLGLSSPYGGFQTQPGTNQLGSVPASTVTQQVTDSATTGGSPSGSQSSTGYGLFQGLVSQFGSSQTQPGTNQLSSAPASTVTQQVTDSATTGGSPSGSQSSTGYGLFQGLVSQFGSSQTQPGTNQLSSAPASTVTQQVTDSATTGGSPSGSQSSTGYGLFQGLVSQFGSSQTQPGTNQLSSAPASTVTQQVTDSATTGGSSSFSIPSSPSGSQSPSAYWLSLGLSSPYGGFQTQPGTNQLSSAPASTVTQQVTDSATTGGSSSFSIPSSPSGSQSSTGYGLFQGLSSPYGGFQTQPGTNQLSSAPASTVTQQVTDSATTGGSPSGSQSSTGYGLFQGLSSHDGGFQTQPGTNQLSSAPASTVTQQVTDSATTGGSSSFSIPSSPSGSQSSTGYGLFQGLVSQFGSSQTQQGTNQLSSAPASTVTQQVTDSSTTGGSSSFSIPSSPSGSQSPSAYWLSLGLSSPYGGFQTQPGTNQLGSVPASTVTQQVTDSGTTGGSPSGSQSSSGYGLFQGLVSQSGSSQTQPGTNQLSSVPALTVTQQSVESGPSISPPVSLSSSLSGSQSPSAYWLSLGLSSPYGGFQTQQGTNQLSSAPASTVTQQVTGSATTGGSPSGSQSSTGYGLSQQGTNYLGSVTALTSSSASSAFQSQTLSQEQSHNVQQLGTFNQMLPAFWFGHQSCKNNVFSGSSNISKLTSH, encoded by the exons ATGTGGTGCTGCAAAAG GCTCTGGTTACTCTTAATTGCTTTAGTTCACATACTGGATGTAAGGGCACTTGGAG TGTGGAACAGAAGGCCTGCACAGGATTGGTACAGTGTTGATGTAAAGATGGGTCTTGATCAGACTCAAGGAAGCAGTTTCCTTCCTGATGGTGGCCACAACTCCACAGCCAGGAGGGATGAAAGTAAAGCCAATGCTGGAGCTTTGCAAAATAGTGTAGTCTCTCATGCAGGCTTATCTTCATCAGATGCCCTGGGAACTGGATTTTCTGGTCAGTCAGAGAATATATTTAACACCATTCAAGGCTTCCAAACTCAGAATGTTGGTTTGTGTGCTCAATCCACATCTGATCAGGATGTTCCAACCCCTGAGATTCAGACCAGCCATGGGGTTCAATCTTTTGGCATGTCAAACCATCAAGGGCTTCCAAGCCCATGTGGTGGTAGTCAAACAGGCCCTGCCTTTATTGTGACTCAGCAGACCTCAGAAAATGCAATGTCCAGTGGTTCAATGCTTGGTACATCAAGCTTTACCAATGGTTATCAAACCCAAGGCTTGACTGGCTATGGACTGTTTCAAGGGCTTGTGAGCCAGTTTGGTAGTTCCCagacacagccaggcacaaatcaaCTGAGTTTTGCTCCTGCTTCAACTGTGACCCAGCAGGTAACTGACAGTGCTACAACAGGAGGCTCCTCTAGTTTCAGCATCCCAAGCTCtcctagtggttctcaaagccCCTCTGCCTATTGGCTTTCCCTAGGCCTTTCCAGCCCATATGGTGGTTTCCagacacagccaggcacaaatcaaCTGGGCTCTGTTCCTGCTTCAACTGTGACCCAGCAGGTAACTGACAGTGCTACAACAGGAGGCTCtcctagtggttctcaaagctcAACTGGCTATGGACTGTTTCAAGGACTTGTGAGCCAGTTTGGTAGTTCCCagacacagccaggcacaaatcaactgagttctgctcctgcttcaactgtgacccagcaggtaactgacagtgctacaacaggaggctctcctagtggttctcaaagctcAACTGGTTATGGACTGTTTCAAGGACTTGTGAGCCAGTTTGGTAGTTCCCagacacagccaggcacaaatcaaCTGAGTTCTGCTCCTGCTTCAACTGTGACCCAGCAGGTAACTGACAGTGCTACAACAGGAGGCTCCTCTAGTTTCAGCATCCCAAGCTCtcctagtggttctcaaagccCCTCTGCCTATTGGCTTTCCCTAGGCCTTTCCAGCCCATATGGTGGTTTCCagacacagccaggcacaaatcaaCTGGGCTCTGTTCCTGCTTCAACTGTGACCCAGCAGGTAACTGACAGTGCTACAACAGGAGGCTCtcctagtggttctcaaagctcAACTGGCTATGGACTGTTTCAAGGACTTGTGAGCCAGTTTGGTAGTTCCCagacacagccaggcacaaatcaactgagttctgctcctgcttcaactgtgacccagcaggtaactgacagtgctacaacaggaggctctcctagtggttctcaaagccCCTCTGCCTATTGGCTTTCCCTAGGCCTTTCCAGCCCTTATGGTGGTTTCCagacacagccaggcacaaatcaaCTGGGCTCTGTTCCTGCTTCAACTGTGACCCAGCAGGTAACTGACAGTGCTACAACAGGAGACTCtcctagtggttctcaaagctcAACTGGCTATGGACTGTTTCAAGGACTTGTGAGCCAGTTTGGTAGTTCCCagacacagccaggcacaaatcaactgagttctgctcctgcttcaactgtgacccagcaggtaactgacagtgctacaacaggaggctctcctagtggttctcaaagctcAACTGGTTATGGACTGTTTCAAGGACTTGTGAGCCAGTTTGGTAGTTCCCagacacagccaggcacaaatcaaCTGAGTTCTGCTCCTGCTTCAACTGTGACCCAGCAGGTAACTGACAGTGCTACAACAGGAG GCTCCTCTAGTTTCAGCATCCCAAGCTCtcctagtggttctcaaagccCCTCTGCCTATTGGCTTTCCCTAGGCCTTTCCAGCCCATATGGTGGCTTCCagacacagccaggcacaaatcaactgagttttgctcctgcttcaactgtgacccagcaggtaactgacagtgctacaacaggaggctctcctagtggttctcaaagccCCTCTGCCTATTGGCTTTCCCTAGGCCTTTCCAGCCCTTATGGTGGTTTCCagacacagccag gcacaaatcaaCTGAGTTCTGCTCCTGCTTCAACTGTGACCCAGCAGGTAACTGACAGTGCTACAACAGGAG GCTCtcctagtggttctcaaagctcAACTGGTTATGGACTGTTTCAAGGACTTGTGAGCCAGTTTGGTAGTTCCCagacacagccaggcacaaatcaactgagttctgctcctgcttcaactgtgacccagcaggtaactgacagtgctacaacaggag GCTCCTCTAGTTTCAGCATCCCAAGCTCtcctagtggttctcaaagccCCTCTGCCTATTGGCTTTCCCTAGGCCTTTCCAGCCCTTATGTTGGTTTCCAGACACAGCCAGGAACAAATCAACTGGGCTCTGTTCCTGCTTCAACTGTGACCCAGCAGGTAACTGACAGTGCTCCAACAGGAGGCTCtcctagtggttctcaaagctcAACTGGCTATGGACTGTTTCAAGGACTTGTGAGCCAGTTTGGTAGTTCCCagacacagccaggcacaaatcaaCTGAGTTCTGCTCCTGCTTTAACTGTGACCCAACAGTCTGCTGAGACTGGACCATCCATTAGCCCTCCTGTTTCAGTGTCCTCCAGTTTGAGTGGTTCTCAAAGCCCCTCTGCCTATTGGCTTTCCCTAGGCCTTTCCAGCCCATATGGTGGTTTCCagacacagccaggcacaaatcaaCTGGCCTCTGTTCCTGCTTCAACTGTGACCCAGCAGGTAACTGACAGTGCTACAACAGGAGGCTCCTCTAGTTTCAGCATCTCCAGCTCtcctagtggttctcaaagctcAACTGGCTATGGACTGTTTCAAGGACTTGTGAACCAGTTTGGTAGTACCCagacacagccaggcacaaatcaaCTGAGTTCTGCTCCTGCTTCAACTGTGACCCAACAGTCTGCTGAGACTGGACCATCCATTAGCCCTCCTGTTTCATTGTCCTCCAGTTTGAGTGGTTCTCACAGCCCCTCTGCCTATTGGCTTTCCCTAGGCCTTTCCAGCCCATATGGTGGTTTCCagacacagccaggcacaaatcaactgagttctgctcctgcttcaactgtgacccagcaggtaactgacagtgctacaacaggaggctctcctagtggttctcaaagctcAACTGGCTATGGACTGTTTCAAGGACTTTCCAGCCATGATGGTGGTTTCCagacacagccaggcacaaatcaaCTGAGTTCTGCTCCTGCTTCAACTGTGACCCAGCAGGTAACTGACAGTGCTACAACAGGAGGCTCCTCTAGTTTCAGCATCCCAAGCTCtcctagtggttctcaaagctcAACTGGCTATGGACTGTTTCAAGGACTTGTGAGCCAGTTTGGTAGTTCCCAGACACAGCAAGGCACAAATCAACTGAGTTCTGCTCCTGCTTCAACTGTAACCCAACAGTCTGCTGAGAGTGGACCATCCATTAGCCCTCCTGTTTCATTGTCCTCCAGTTTGAGTGGGTCTCAAAGCCCCTCTGCCTATTGGCTTTCCCTAGGCCTTTCCAGCCCATTTGGTGGTTTCCAGACACAGCCAGGAACAAATCAACTGGGCTCTGTTCCTGCTTCAACTGTGACCCAGCAGGTAACTGACAGTGCTCCAACAGGAGGCTCtcctagtggttctcaaagctcAACTGGCTATGGACTGTTTCAAGGACTTGTGAGCCAGTTTGGTAGTTCCCagacacagccaggcacaaatcaaCTGAGTTTTGCTCCTGCTTCAACTGTGACCCAGCAGGTAACTGACAGTGCTACAACAGGAGGCTCCTCTAGTTTCAGCATCCCAA gctctcctagtggttctcaaagccCCTCTGCCTATTGGCTTTCCCTAGGCCTTTCCAGCCCTTATGGTGGTTTCCagacacagccaggcacaaatcaaCTGGGCTCTGTTCCTGCTTCAACTGTGACCCAGCAGGTAACTGACAGTGCTACAACAGGAGACTCtcctagtggttctcaaagctcAACTGGCTATGGACTGTTTCAAGGACTTGTGAGCCAGTTTGGTAGTTCCCagacacagccaggcacaaatcaactgagttctgctcctgctttaactgtgacccagcaggtaactgacagtgctacaacaggaggctctcctagtggttctcaaagccCCTCTGCCTATTGGCTTTCCCTAGGCCTTTCCAGCCCTTATGGTGGTTTCCagacacagccaggcacaaatcaaCTGGGCTCTGTTCCTGCTTCAACTGTGACCCAGCAGGTAACTGACAGTGCTACAACAGGAG GCTCCTCTAGTTTCAGCATCCCAA gctctcctagtggttctcaaagccCCTCTGCCTATTGGCTTTCCCTAGGCCTTTCCAGCCCTTATGGTGGTTTCCagacacagccaggcacaaatcaaCTGGGCTCTGTTCCTGCTTCAACTGTGACCCAGCAGGTAACTGACAGTGCTACAACAGGAGACTCtcctagtggttctcaaagctcAACTGGCTATGGACTGTTTCAAGGACTTGTGAGCCAGTTTGGTAGTTCCCagacacagccag gcacaaatcaactgagttctgctcctgcttcaactgtgacccagcaggtaactgacagtgctacaacaggaggctctcctagtggttctcaaagctcAACTGGTTATGGACTGTTTCAAGGACTTGTGAGCCAGTTTGGTAGTTCCCagacacagccaggcacaaatcaaCTGAGTTTTGCTCCTGCTTCAACTGTGACCCAGCAGGTAACTGACAGTGCTACAACAGGAGGCTCCTCTAGTTTCAGCATCCCAAGCTCtcctagtggttctcaaagccCCTCTGCCTATTGGCTTTCCCTAGGCCTTTCCAGCCCATATGGTGGTTTCCagacacagccaggcacaaatcaaCTGGGCTCTGTTCCTGCTTCAACTGTGACCCAGCAGGTAACTGACAGTGCTACAACAGGAGGCTCtcctagtggttctcaaagctcAACTGGCTATGGACTGTTTCAAGGACTTGTGAGCCAGTTTGGTAGTTCCCagacacagccaggcacaaatcaactgagttctgctcctgcttcaactgtgacccagcaggtaactgacagtgctacaacaggag GCTCCTCTAGTTTCAGCATCCCAAGCTCtcctagtggttctcaaagccCCTCTGCCTATTGGCTTTCCCTAGGCCTTTCCAGCCCATATGGTGGTTTCCagacacagccaggcacaaatcaaCTGGGCTCTGTTCCTGCTTCAACTGTGACCCAGCAGGTAACTGACAGTGCTACAACAGGAG gctctcctagtggttctcaaagccCCTCTGCCTATTGGCTTTCCCTAGGCCTTTCCAGCCCTTATGGTGGTTTCCagacacagccaggcacaaatcaaCTGGGCTCTGTTCCTGCTTCAACTGTGACCCAGCAGGTAACTGACAGTGCTACAACAGGAGGCTCtcctagtggttctcaaagctcAACTGGCTATGGACTGTTTCAAGGACTTGTGAGCCAGTTTGGTAGTTCCCagacacagccaggcacaaatcaaCTGAGTTTTGCTCCTGCTTCAACTGTGACCCAGCAGGTAACTGACAGTGCTACAACAGGAGGCTCCTCTAGTTTCAGCATCCCAAGCTCtcctagtggttctcaaagccCCTCTGCCTATTGGCTTTCCCTAGGCCTTTCCAGCCCATATGGTGGTTTCCagacacagccaggcacaaatcaaCTGGGCTCTGTTCCTGCTTCAACTGTGACCCAGCAGGTAACTGACAGTGCTACAACAGGAGGCTCtcctagtggttctcaaagctcAACTGGCTATGGACTGTTTCAAGGACTTGTGAGCCAGTTTGGTAGTTCCCagacacagccaggcacaaatcaactgagttctgctcctgcttcaactgtgacccagcaggtaactgacagtgctacaacaggaggctctcctagtggttctcaaagctcAACTGGTTATGGACTGTTTCAAGGACTTGTGAGCCAGTTTGGTAGTTCCCagacacagccaggcacaaatcaaCTGAGTTCTGCTCCTGCTTCAACTGTGACCCAGCAGGTAACTGACAGTGCTACAACAGGAG GCTCtcctagtggttctcaaagctcAACTGGTTATGGACTGTTTCAAGGACTTGTGAGCCAGTTTGGTAGTTCCCagacacagccaggcacaaatcaactgagttctgctcctgcttcaactgtgacccagcaggtaactgacagtgctacaacaggag GCTCCTCTAGTTTCAGCATCCCAAGCTCtcctagtggttctcaaagccCCTCTGCCTATTGGCTTTCCCTAG GCCTTTCCAGCCCATATGGTGGTTTCCagacacagccaggcacaaatcaaCTGAGTTCTGCTCCTGCTTCAACTGTGACCCAGCAGGTAACTGACAGTGCTACAACAGGAGGCTCCTCTAGTTTCAGCATCCCAAGCTCtcctagtg GTTCTCAAAGCTCAACTGGCTATGGACTGTTTCAAGGACTTTCCAGCCCATATGGTGGTTTCCagacacagccaggcacaaatcaactgagttctgctcctgcttcaactgtgacccagcaggtaactgacagtgctacaacaggaggctctcctagtggttctcaaagctcAACTGGCTATGGACTGTTTCAAGGACTTTCCAGCCATGATGGTGGTTTCCagacacagccaggcacaaatcaaCTGAGTTCTGCTCCTGCTTCAACTGTGACCCAGCAGGTAACTGACAGTGCTACAACAGGAGGCTCCTCTAGTTTCAGCATCCCAAGCTCtcctagtg gttctcaaagctcAACTGGCTATGGACTGTTTCAAGGACTTGTGAGCCAGTTTGGTAGTTCCCAGACACAGCAAG gcacaaatcaaCTGAGTTCTGCTCCTGCTTCAACTGTGACCCAGCAGGTAACTGACAGTTCTACAACAGGTGGGTCCTCTAGTTTCAGCATCCCAAGCTCtcctagtggttctcaaagccCCTCTGCCTATTGGCTTTCCCTAGGCCTTTCCAGCCCATATGGTGGTTTCCagacacagccaggcacaaatcaaCTGGGCTCTGTTCCTGCTTCAACTGTAACCCAGCAGGTAACTGACAGTGGTACAACAGGAGGCTCtcctagtggttctcaaagctcATCTGGCTATGGACTGTTTCAAGGACTTGTGAGCCAGTCTGGTAGTTCCCagacacagccaggcacaaatcaaCTGAGTTCTGTTCCTGCTTTAACTGTGACCCAACAGTCTGTTGAGAGTGGACCATCCATTAGCCCTCCTGTTTCATTGTCCTCCAGTTTGAGTGGTTCTCAAAGCCCCTCTGCCTATTGGCTTTCCCTAGGCCTTTCCAGCCCATATGGTGGTTTCCAGACACAGCAAGGCACAAATCAACTGAGTTCTGCTCCTGCTTCAACTGTGACCCAGCAGGTAACTGGCAGTGCTACAACAGGAGGCTCtcctagtggttctcaaagctcAACTGGCTATGGACTGTCACAGCAAGGCACAAATTATTTGGGCTCTGTTACTGCTTTAACTAGTAGCTCTGCTTCCAGTGCATTTCAAAGCCAAACTTTGTCTCAAGAACAGAGCCATAATGTACAGCAACTTGGGACCTTCAATCAGATGCTTCCTGCTTTTTGGTTTGGCCACCAGTCTTGTAAAAATAACGTGTTCAGTGGTTCTTCCAATATTTCCAAGCTTACCTCACATTAA